A region of Antedon mediterranea chromosome 8, ecAntMedi1.1, whole genome shotgun sequence DNA encodes the following proteins:
- the LOC140057279 gene encoding beta-galactosidase-1-like protein 2 — translation MIKSSFKMSRVSLRPVHVLRWLCVTLAIVGLLFWLWERREYHIEEAQRVAGPVARNINPPSLQNTGRQFTINGKNVLLLGGSLHYFRVVPEYWRDRMMKMKACGLNTITTYVPWNMHEEVRGEFDFKGILDIVAFLRLAMELDFYVILRPGPYICAEWEFGGLPSWLLHDPDMKIRSTYPLFLDAVENYFDRLLPLVRPYQYHLGGPIIAVQVENEYGHFGSDVSYMTAIKDTLIKRGIKELLVTSDATELLKQGSVPGALMTGNFQKDAEKHFTNIKKIQGDDKPLMVMEFWPGWFDHWTEQHHTYPSQGLIPAVSEVLKAGASINFYMFHGGTNFGFWNGANIHHQVYQPDVTSYDYDAPLSESGDATEKFFKIKQLLKEETKGVVPGNLPNVPVSDKIAYGDVSMTHYISLEDTLPLVGAPFQSDKVMSMEMLPINNNGGQGYGYILYRTKIASSASKLDFVQKPHDRAQVFLGGHPAGVVARTGTNSVPFLNLEVKKELKVENEITLDILVENQGRSNFGTTMTGERKGLLKDVEINGKVQAGWDIYPLEFKKPFMEGVMASDKWKTFTPDIKVPALYKGTFDIAHRTPKDTFLSMKGWEKGIVFINGFNIGRYWKVGPQTTYYVPGPLLKAGRNEIVIFEQHQSAERVSFVDKPDLGPTVRRDTWNE, via the exons ATGATAAAGTCATCTTTCAAAATGTCGAGGGTGTCACTTAGACCTGTCCACGTATTGCGATGGCTCTGTGTAACTCTTGCAATTGTAGGCCTCTTATTTTGGCTTTGGGAGAGAAGAGAGTATCACATTGAAGAAGCACAGCGCGTGGCTGGACCAGTTGCACGAAACATCAATCCACCGTCCTTACAAAATACAGGAAGACAGTTCACCATTAATGGTAAAAATGTCTTGCTTCTTGGAGGTAGCCTGCACTATTTTAGGGTTGTGCCTGAATACTGGAGGGACAGAATGATGAAGATGAAGGCATGCGGCCTCAACACAATTACAAC TTACGTTCCATGGAATATGCATGAGGAAGTACGAGGCGAATTTGATTTTAAAGGAATTCTGGATATTGT GGCTTTTCTACGTCTTGCAATGGAGTTAGATTTCTATGTCATTCTTAGACCTGGTCCATATATCTGTGCCGAGTGGGAATTTGGTGGCTTACCTAG CTGGCTTTTGCATGACCCAGATATGAAAATAAGGTCAACATATCCACTGTTTTTAGATGCTGTTGAAAATTACTTTGATAGGCTCCTCCCACTTGTGCGACCTTACCAG TATCATCTTGGTGGGCCTATTATTGCCGTCCAAGTTGAGAATGAATACGGCCATTTTGGATCTGATGTTAGTTACATGACAGCAATTAAGGAT ACATTAATCAAAAGAGGGATCAAGGAGCTGCTGGTGACATCTGATGCCACTGAACTCCTCAAGCAAGGGTCTGTACCAGGAG ctTTAATGACCGGTAATTTCCAAAAAGATGcagaaaaacattttacaaatatcaAGAAAATACAG GGTGATGATAAGCCATTAATGGTAATGGAATTCTGGCCTGGATGGTTTGACCATTGGACAGAACAACACCACACATATCCCTCACAAG GACTTATTCCAGCTGTAAGTGAAGTGTTAAAGGCTGGGGCCTCTATCAACTTCTACATGTTTCATGGCGGGACAAACTTTGGGTTTTGGAATGGTGCCAATATCCATCATCAGGTCTATCAACCAGATGTAACAAGCTATG ATTATGATGCTCCACTATCGGAATCTGGTGATGCAACCGAAAAATTCTTTAAGATTAAACaacttttgaaagaagaaactAAAGGAGTTG TTCCAGGAAATTTGCCCAATGTTCCAGTTTCTGATAAAATTGCGTATGGTGACGTAAGCATGACGCATTATATCTCATTAGAGGACACACTGCCTCTTGTTGGT gcACCTTTTCAATCTGACAAAGTTATGTCAATGGAGATGCTACCCATTAACAATAATGGAGGCCAAGGCTATGGGTACATACTGTACAGGACAAAAATTGCATCGTCAGCGAGCAAACTCGATTTTGTCCAAAAACCACATGATAGAGCTCAG GTATTTTTAGGTGGACACCCAGCTGGTGTTGTCGCACGAACAGGGACTAACTCTGTACCATTTCTCAACTTAGAAGTAAAAAAG GAATTAAAAGTTGAGAATGAGATAACACTCGATATTCTTGTTGAAAACCAAGGAAGGTCCAATTTTGGGACAACTATGACTGGCGAAAGAAAAG GTTTATTAAAAGATGTTGAAATTAATGGAAAAGTACAAGCTGGCTGGGACATCTATCCTTTGGAATTTAAAAAACCATTCATGGAAGG GGTAATGGCTTCCGACAAATGGAAAACTTTTACTCCCGATATCAAAGTACCGGCTCTTTATAAAGGAACGTTTGATATTGCACACAGAACACCCAAGGATACATTCTTAAGCATGAAG GGTTGGGAAAAAGGCATTGTATTTATAAATGGCTTTAACATTGGAAGGTACTGGAAAGTGGGACCACAAACAACATACTATGTTCCAGGCCCATTGTTAAAGGCAGGAAGAAATGAG ATTGTTATTTTTGAACAACATCAAAGTGCAGAAAGGGTCAGCTTTGTTGATAAACCTGATCTTGGTCCAACTGTACGTAGAGATACGTGGAATGAGTGA
- the LOC140057536 gene encoding M-phase phosphoprotein 6-like, whose protein sequence is MAAQKKNGQNKSQISLSKNVKQMKFMQRKLDRDIVEESKEQDRQHKIDDEHWVLDLPELQHKTCKYEIEASYVKCEDLMYGRMSFKGMDPIIEKIMKNNETRNEEEEEEEEAIIDPGETMITDEEMAKQYSTLVNTIGKKFAKKRDMSTDKSSSEEHVKRKKKKGFLKPNY, encoded by the exons ATGGCAGCGCAGAAGAAAAATGGACAGAACAAATCACAAATATCGTTGTCgaaaaatgttaaacaaatgAAG tttatGCAAAGAAAATTAGACCGAGACATAGTAGAAGAATCTAAAGAACAGGACAGACAACATAAAATAGATGATGAGCACTGGGTGTTGGACCTGCCAGAATTACAACACAAAAC gtGTAAATATGAAATTGAAGCAAGTTATGTCAAGTGTGAAGACTTAATGTACGGAAGGATGTCATTTAAAGGAATGGATCCAATTATAGAG aaaattatgaaaaataatgaaacaaGGAATGAAgaggaggaagaagaagaagaagcgATAATTGATCCTGGAGAAACGATGATAACAGATGAAGAAATGGCAAAACA ATATTCAACTCTAGTAAACACAATAGGAAAGAAATTTGCTAAAAAACGAGATATGAGCACAGACAAATCGTCAAGTGAGGAACATGTGAagaggaaaaagaaaaaaggttTCTTAAAACCTAATTACTGA